The Pseudarthrobacter sp. NS4 genome includes a window with the following:
- a CDS encoding Gfo/Idh/MocA family protein, with the protein MGTPAGTHLPDAPAGTPAPGELPAASSGRETGGAARVALVGVHGFGTHHLRNLERLQATGAVDLAAVADPQPPAPGSVPESAAVFPGLAELLAETPALDVIIVATPIQTHAPLALAALATDADLYLEKPPVASLADFNRLLDAAAASGSSVQIGFQSLGSHALKAIEDLLEAGTIGTLQGISATGRWVRDKAYYKRSRWAGKRSLNGVDVVDGVATNPLAHAVATALRIAGARTTADVASVETELYRANEIESDDTSVIRIRAASGLPITCALTICATESMEPYVTLQGSAGTAVFHYTEDRLTVETPSGRSEKTYGRDDLTGNLLVHRNSGGPLLSSLVDSGAFMLVLEAIRTAPLPAPIHNDYVRWEGEGEAAHAVVVDIEDALERAGRQHATFSELGLPWAGSAPTAFDVPTS; encoded by the coding sequence ATGGGAACGCCAGCTGGCACCCACTTGCCGGACGCACCTGCCGGAACTCCGGCCCCTGGAGAACTACCTGCTGCTTCCTCCGGAAGGGAGACGGGCGGCGCCGCCCGCGTGGCCCTGGTGGGCGTGCACGGGTTCGGCACCCACCACCTCCGCAACCTGGAACGCCTTCAGGCGACCGGCGCCGTCGACCTGGCGGCAGTTGCGGATCCGCAGCCCCCGGCACCTGGTTCGGTGCCGGAGTCGGCCGCCGTCTTTCCGGGGCTTGCTGAACTGCTGGCGGAGACCCCGGCCCTGGACGTCATAATCGTGGCTACCCCCATCCAGACCCATGCGCCGCTGGCACTGGCCGCCCTGGCCACGGATGCCGACCTCTATCTGGAGAAACCTCCCGTCGCTTCCCTGGCGGACTTCAACAGATTGCTCGACGCCGCCGCCGCCTCGGGCAGCAGCGTCCAGATCGGATTCCAAAGCCTCGGCTCGCACGCGCTGAAGGCCATCGAGGACCTCCTGGAAGCGGGCACCATCGGCACCCTGCAAGGCATCTCTGCCACGGGCCGCTGGGTGCGCGACAAGGCCTACTACAAGCGCTCACGCTGGGCCGGAAAGCGCAGCCTCAACGGTGTTGACGTGGTGGACGGGGTGGCCACAAATCCCCTGGCACACGCCGTGGCAACCGCACTGAGGATTGCCGGGGCCCGCACCACGGCTGATGTCGCCTCAGTGGAGACGGAGCTGTACCGCGCCAACGAGATCGAATCGGACGACACATCCGTCATCCGCATCCGCGCCGCGTCCGGGCTGCCCATCACCTGCGCCCTCACGATCTGTGCCACTGAGTCCATGGAACCGTACGTAACCCTTCAGGGCTCGGCAGGAACTGCAGTGTTCCATTACACCGAGGACCGCCTCACCGTCGAGACGCCGTCCGGCCGCTCGGAAAAGACGTACGGCCGGGACGACCTTACCGGGAACCTCCTTGTGCACCGGAACAGCGGTGGTCCGCTCCTCAGCTCACTCGTGGACAGCGGGGCCTTTATGCTGGTGCTCGAAGCCATCCGCACCGCACCGCTGCCTGCCCCCATCCATAACGACTACGTCCGGTGGGAGGGCGAGGGCGAAGCAGCCCACGCCGTCGTTGTTGACATCGAGGATGCGTTGGAGCGCGCAGGCCGGCAGCACGCCACGTTCAGCGAACTGGGGCTGCCCTGGGCCGGCTCTGCCCCCACCGCGTTCGATGTCCCAACGTCCTGA
- a CDS encoding ABC transporter substrate-binding protein gives MKLRAQKSFLPKAAAAAAALSLVLTGCGGSPQGSSDGPVTLRFSWWGSDTRHKLTEKLIEAFEAENPNINIQGEYGDWSGYWDKLATQVASQDAPDIIQMDAAYLGEYSERGALLELKDVDLSKFDQPVADSGKVDGKQYGVTSGVNAMVVLANPALVAASGVTLPDDETWTWDDLNETAAAITAASPDGVYGTGQVNSDAAANLWFRQQGKSLFTSDGKLGFDEAALAEWYEYQARMRDSKAVPPPSVITEDASASIDQQGLSTNKFAMNMYWSNQLGALSKASGQDLEIRRPPSVEGKAAEAQQFYKSSMFWSASSRTKHPVEAQKFIDFVTNNAKAGEIGLADRGIPANSEIREAIASQLTPADAKTAEFIDEISDELGDAVPVPPAGSSAVVEVLGRHSLEVHFSRLSPEEAAKKAMDEARSALL, from the coding sequence ATGAAGCTTCGCGCCCAAAAATCCTTCCTGCCAAAGGCCGCTGCCGCCGCCGCAGCCCTTTCGCTGGTCCTGACCGGCTGTGGCGGCTCGCCGCAGGGTTCCTCCGACGGACCCGTGACCCTGCGCTTCAGCTGGTGGGGTTCCGACACCCGGCACAAGTTGACGGAAAAGCTTATCGAGGCCTTTGAGGCGGAGAACCCCAATATCAACATCCAGGGGGAGTACGGCGACTGGAGCGGCTACTGGGACAAGCTGGCAACGCAGGTAGCCTCGCAGGACGCCCCGGACATCATCCAGATGGACGCGGCCTACCTGGGTGAATACTCCGAACGTGGCGCCTTGCTTGAGCTGAAGGACGTGGACCTGTCGAAGTTTGACCAGCCCGTGGCCGACTCCGGCAAGGTGGACGGCAAACAGTATGGAGTGACCAGCGGCGTCAACGCCATGGTGGTCCTGGCGAACCCAGCGCTCGTCGCAGCAAGCGGGGTTACCCTCCCGGATGATGAGACCTGGACGTGGGACGACCTCAACGAAACAGCCGCAGCCATCACCGCGGCCAGCCCGGACGGCGTCTACGGGACGGGCCAGGTCAACAGCGACGCGGCTGCAAACCTGTGGTTCCGGCAGCAAGGGAAGTCGCTGTTCACGTCGGACGGCAAGCTGGGATTCGACGAGGCTGCACTGGCCGAGTGGTATGAGTACCAGGCCAGGATGCGCGACTCCAAGGCCGTCCCCCCGCCGTCGGTGATCACCGAGGATGCCAGCGCGTCCATTGACCAGCAGGGCTTGTCCACCAACAAGTTCGCCATGAACATGTATTGGTCCAACCAGCTGGGCGCCCTCAGCAAGGCCTCCGGACAGGACCTGGAGATCCGCCGGCCCCCGAGCGTCGAGGGGAAGGCTGCCGAAGCCCAGCAGTTCTACAAGTCCTCCATGTTCTGGTCAGCCAGCTCCCGGACCAAGCATCCGGTAGAAGCCCAGAAGTTCATCGACTTCGTCACCAACAACGCCAAAGCCGGGGAAATCGGTCTCGCGGACCGCGGCATTCCCGCGAACTCCGAAATCCGCGAGGCAATAGCGTCCCAGCTGACCCCTGCCGACGCTAAAACGGCAGAATTCATCGACGAGATCTCGGACGAACTGGGTGACGCGGTTCCGGTGCCACCAGCCGGATCAAGCGCCGTGGTGGAAGTCCTGGGCCGCCACTCGCTGGAAGTGCACTTCAGCCGGTTGTCGCCGGAGGAAGCAGCAAAGAAGGCCATGGACGAGGCCAGGAGCGCCCTCCTCTGA
- a CDS encoding glycoside hydrolase family 78 protein gives MPERTAATKGSHHGSAGSYVDGPGQLRAAGLLTDGIQECLTAAAHPSFSWQLAPADNGDPALALQTGYEIVVEDAEGMQLWTSGPAPSVLQRGITYAGPALDSDADYAWRVQVRDAAGVPGEWSAPQHFSTGLVDTAWEADWVRRAPGGRAPLEVLNQALRAAGSPFLPIPCPPLRTFRLEARLRPVMGWAGLILRSSGPGTGLLLELNTAGEVVLRHAVEWEIPAPAAPETAVLARAHGARGRQVHQERLPGKDLVAGDWQDLAVTDDGQAIRVSLDGVELLVLHQPAVPGAAGRLALHQGPRSQAEYASLRISGADTAGIGLNVGATSSWDVLLDHRFDASEDHARACLAHWPRTTAHRQPDEWTLFRTSLELTGTVRRARLYVAANHHAQVSLAGTHCLSTTSFGYPGEGYYDAADVTSVLAEQPQDSPVPLAALLHWYGPGQGRAAGVPGLLVRLSVDYTDGRRDVFVSGPDWSAAEAPYRQAGYRNDEGDPVEHLDGDAAASLATAPLSSANDVPAAISYGSHPTPEFPQVHPRRTFPAEEFVAPREFLTADDGTMVADFGQVLPGRPEIDFLDGIPGRTVMIRAGYVLRADGRVDAGKTASQNTDMSFPYTQAAGPQEYRATVHLGFRYLELPGVEAGDVSRIGAVVVHGRHPGEGSFSSSDPTLDAVFRLLRDSALYGVQEQFVDTPTREKGQFLADAVNISYATMALFGEHAYTAQALREFGWSALRYWTAGDDKGHYNAVYPNGDGKRDIPDFSLMLPEWAEEYHLRTGDIALVRELLPHLCDTADYALRYIAQDGPTAGLVTALGGGSGPYLHGIVDWPAPGRFGYDMECAARTTVNAQAYSALVSTARLCSIAGKEDDAIRYAASARNLAEAIRTRLRVDGVMVDGLHTDGTPSPHASQHATSFPLSLGITGNDHAGADARHIAAMAMRQGPLTVHRLVRALLAQGMTDGVLDLLTTKDQPGWARLLERGATFTWEAWDVVEGTDYSQSHAWSASVVKEILEHLLGVRYSSPGGAELLIEPPLCRLAHARGTVPASNGYAAVSWRREDGLLHLECTVPAGVTALVRLPAGTYGIKGPSADAAVALSAPDTGDGKAAPMSTRGFRVHPGTWTFIPSASS, from the coding sequence ATGCCTGAGAGGACGGCTGCAACTAAAGGAAGCCACCACGGTTCCGCCGGCTCCTACGTCGACGGACCGGGGCAGCTGCGCGCAGCCGGCCTCCTGACGGACGGAATCCAGGAATGCCTCACCGCCGCCGCCCACCCCTCCTTCAGCTGGCAGTTGGCTCCCGCCGATAATGGCGATCCGGCCCTCGCCCTGCAAACGGGGTACGAAATTGTGGTCGAAGATGCCGAGGGCATGCAGTTGTGGACCTCGGGGCCGGCGCCGTCCGTCCTCCAGCGCGGCATCACCTATGCAGGTCCCGCACTCGACAGCGATGCCGACTATGCCTGGCGTGTCCAGGTCCGCGATGCAGCCGGAGTCCCCGGCGAATGGTCCGCTCCGCAACACTTCAGCACCGGCCTGGTGGATACAGCCTGGGAGGCTGACTGGGTCAGGCGGGCGCCGGGCGGCCGCGCGCCCCTGGAAGTCCTGAACCAGGCGCTCCGGGCGGCCGGCTCCCCTTTCCTGCCCATTCCGTGCCCTCCCCTGCGCACCTTCCGGCTTGAGGCCCGCCTCCGGCCGGTCATGGGGTGGGCGGGGTTGATCCTGCGCAGCAGCGGCCCGGGGACCGGCCTGCTGCTGGAGCTGAACACGGCCGGCGAGGTGGTCCTCCGCCATGCCGTGGAGTGGGAGATTCCCGCGCCGGCGGCACCGGAAACCGCAGTGCTGGCCCGCGCCCATGGCGCCCGGGGCCGGCAGGTACATCAGGAGCGGTTGCCCGGAAAGGACCTGGTTGCCGGTGACTGGCAGGACCTGGCAGTCACCGACGACGGGCAGGCCATCCGGGTATCCCTGGACGGTGTTGAGCTGCTGGTGCTGCACCAGCCGGCCGTACCGGGAGCCGCGGGGAGGCTCGCTCTCCACCAGGGCCCGCGAAGCCAGGCCGAGTACGCCTCGCTGCGGATCTCCGGCGCGGACACTGCAGGAATCGGCCTGAATGTGGGCGCCACATCCTCATGGGACGTGCTGCTGGACCACCGCTTCGATGCCAGTGAAGACCATGCCCGGGCGTGCCTGGCCCACTGGCCCCGGACCACGGCCCACCGCCAGCCGGACGAGTGGACCCTCTTCCGGACCTCCCTGGAACTCACCGGAACCGTGCGCCGGGCCCGGCTGTACGTCGCCGCAAACCACCACGCGCAGGTTTCACTGGCCGGCACGCACTGCCTCAGCACCACCTCCTTCGGCTATCCGGGCGAGGGGTACTACGACGCTGCGGACGTCACCTCCGTCCTGGCGGAGCAGCCGCAGGACAGTCCGGTTCCGCTGGCCGCCCTGCTGCACTGGTACGGTCCGGGCCAGGGCCGCGCGGCCGGAGTGCCCGGCCTTCTGGTCCGGCTCAGCGTGGACTACACGGACGGCCGGCGGGACGTGTTTGTCTCCGGTCCCGACTGGTCCGCGGCCGAGGCCCCCTACCGGCAAGCCGGCTACCGCAATGACGAAGGCGACCCCGTGGAGCACCTGGACGGGGATGCCGCAGCGTCGCTGGCCACTGCACCGCTCTCCTCGGCCAACGACGTGCCCGCAGCCATCAGCTACGGCAGCCACCCCACTCCGGAGTTTCCGCAGGTTCACCCCCGGCGCACCTTCCCCGCGGAAGAGTTTGTAGCGCCGCGGGAGTTCCTGACCGCCGACGACGGCACCATGGTGGCGGACTTCGGCCAGGTCCTGCCCGGGCGCCCCGAGATCGACTTCCTGGACGGCATTCCGGGCCGCACCGTCATGATCCGCGCGGGTTACGTCCTGCGTGCCGACGGACGGGTGGACGCCGGCAAGACCGCCAGCCAGAACACCGATATGTCCTTCCCCTACACCCAGGCTGCCGGACCCCAGGAGTACCGGGCAACGGTGCATCTGGGCTTCCGTTACCTTGAACTTCCCGGTGTGGAGGCCGGGGACGTGTCCCGGATCGGCGCCGTAGTGGTCCACGGCCGGCATCCCGGCGAGGGCAGCTTCAGCAGCTCCGATCCCACGCTCGACGCCGTCTTCAGGCTGTTGCGGGACTCGGCGCTTTACGGGGTCCAGGAGCAGTTCGTGGACACGCCCACCCGCGAAAAAGGCCAGTTCCTGGCGGACGCGGTCAACATCTCCTACGCCACCATGGCACTTTTCGGCGAGCACGCATACACAGCCCAGGCGCTGCGGGAGTTCGGCTGGTCCGCCCTCCGCTACTGGACTGCCGGCGACGACAAGGGCCACTATAACGCCGTGTATCCCAACGGGGACGGCAAGCGCGACATCCCGGACTTTTCCCTGATGCTCCCGGAATGGGCGGAGGAGTACCACCTGCGGACGGGCGATATTGCCCTGGTTCGGGAGCTCCTGCCGCACCTGTGCGACACGGCGGACTATGCCCTGCGCTACATCGCGCAGGACGGGCCGACGGCGGGACTGGTCACGGCGCTCGGCGGCGGCTCAGGGCCCTACCTCCACGGCATCGTCGACTGGCCGGCGCCCGGCCGGTTCGGCTACGACATGGAGTGCGCCGCCAGGACCACCGTCAACGCCCAGGCATATTCAGCGCTGGTATCCACGGCCCGGCTGTGCAGCATCGCGGGCAAAGAGGACGACGCGATCCGCTACGCCGCATCTGCACGGAACCTTGCCGAGGCCATCCGCACCCGCCTGCGCGTGGATGGCGTGATGGTGGACGGCCTGCACACAGACGGCACACCCAGCCCGCACGCCTCGCAGCATGCGACGTCCTTCCCACTCTCCCTCGGCATCACAGGCAACGATCACGCCGGGGCTGACGCCCGGCACATTGCGGCAATGGCGATGCGGCAGGGTCCGCTGACCGTCCACCGCCTGGTCCGTGCCCTGCTGGCCCAAGGAATGACGGATGGGGTCCTGGATCTCCTCACTACCAAGGACCAGCCCGGCTGGGCGAGGCTCCTGGAGCGCGGAGCCACCTTCACTTGGGAAGCCTGGGACGTGGTCGAGGGAACGGACTACAGCCAGTCCCACGCCTGGTCCGCCTCCGTGGTCAAGGAAATCCTGGAGCACCTGCTCGGCGTCCGGTACAGCTCCCCCGGCGGCGCCGAACTCCTCATTGAGCCGCCGCTGTGCCGCCTCGCGCACGCCCGGGGCACAGTTCCCGCAAGCAACGGCTACGCTGCGGTCAGCTGGCGGCGGGAAGACGGTCTGCTCCATCTGGAGTGCACGGTCCCGGCAGGAGTCACCGCGCTTGTCCGCCTGCCGGCCGGCACCTACGGAATCAAGGGCCCGTCCGCGGATGCCGCCGTCGCGCTTTCCGCCCCGGACACCGGGGACGGCAAGGCGGCACCGATGTCCACGCGCGGCTTCCGGGTACATCCCGGCACCTGGACCTTTATACCGTCCGCAAGTTCCTGA
- a CDS encoding ABC transporter permease, with translation MSQLTDALASNIGSGQGPGTDTGKSSKPRKPPKVPRGKFSVHFAHYKWLYLLLLPGVVYFAVFRYAPMYGVTIAFKDYVPFLGVNGSPWVGTRHFQDFFANPDFPRLLGNTLILAFLNLGIAFPLTIVLALLLNEVRLSILKRTVQTLVYIPHFLSWTIVASLSFLLFALDFGPLFLFLNSVMGTNIDFLSDPNWFRPLIVLQEIWKNTGWGTIIFLAALATVDQDQYEAAIIDGAGRFRRVWHITLPGIRSTIIVMLILAIGQMLNTGFEQIYLMTNALNRSVADVFDTYVYFVGITQGAYSYSTAVGLFKSLVGIVLIFGTNALAKRFNQSGLF, from the coding sequence ATGTCGCAGCTGACAGACGCGTTGGCCTCGAACATCGGCTCCGGCCAGGGCCCCGGGACGGATACGGGCAAGAGTTCCAAGCCCCGTAAGCCGCCAAAGGTCCCGCGGGGCAAGTTCTCCGTCCACTTCGCGCATTACAAGTGGCTGTACCTGCTGCTCCTGCCTGGTGTGGTGTATTTCGCCGTGTTCCGGTACGCCCCGATGTACGGGGTCACCATCGCTTTCAAGGACTACGTACCGTTCCTGGGCGTGAACGGCAGCCCGTGGGTGGGGACCCGGCATTTCCAGGACTTCTTCGCCAACCCGGACTTTCCCAGGCTGCTCGGCAACACCCTGATCCTGGCGTTCCTGAACCTGGGCATCGCATTCCCGCTGACCATTGTCCTGGCACTGCTGCTGAACGAGGTCCGACTCTCAATCCTCAAGCGCACCGTCCAGACGCTTGTCTACATCCCGCACTTCCTCTCCTGGACCATCGTTGCGTCGCTGAGTTTCCTGCTGTTCGCCCTGGACTTCGGCCCGCTGTTCCTGTTCCTGAACTCGGTGATGGGCACCAACATCGACTTCCTGTCGGACCCGAACTGGTTCCGGCCGCTGATCGTGCTGCAGGAAATCTGGAAGAACACCGGCTGGGGCACCATCATCTTCCTCGCCGCGCTGGCCACCGTGGACCAGGACCAGTACGAGGCCGCCATCATTGACGGCGCCGGCCGCTTCCGCCGCGTCTGGCACATCACCCTGCCCGGGATCCGCTCCACCATCATCGTGATGCTGATCCTGGCCATCGGGCAGATGCTCAACACCGGCTTCGAGCAGATCTACCTGATGACCAACGCGCTGAACCGGTCCGTGGCCGACGTCTTTGACACCTACGTGTACTTCGTGGGCATCACCCAGGGCGCCTACAGCTACTCCACCGCCGTCGGGCTCTTCAAATCCCTGGTGGGCATCGTGCTGATCTTCGGCACCAATGCCCTGGCCAAACGCTTCAACCAGAGCGGACTGTTCTAG
- a CDS encoding YesL family protein — translation MLSGTFSARAYAFFDTLLWIACLNLLWVAFTLLGLGVLGAGPSTAAAQILVRKRARGDAAPLMRGFAAEYFRNFGKANVLALPVLGVAVALSMNWNYFSGAADLFSQFMAAGIFVAAIFLAGATCYVFPMYARYELPLAQYLLMSSRFAVRHLAGTVILLFVSAAVVYSSSAVPGLIPFFSIGAWLFITGWLCDRFFTANDESVAAAESVSAGGNRALHGAAAA, via the coding sequence ATGCTGTCCGGAACATTCAGCGCTCGGGCCTACGCATTCTTTGACACGCTCCTCTGGATCGCCTGCCTGAACCTGCTCTGGGTCGCCTTTACCCTGCTCGGCCTTGGCGTGCTGGGTGCGGGACCGTCCACTGCTGCCGCCCAGATCCTGGTGCGTAAACGTGCCCGGGGTGACGCCGCGCCGCTGATGCGGGGATTCGCGGCAGAGTACTTTCGAAATTTCGGGAAGGCCAACGTTCTTGCCCTTCCGGTCCTTGGTGTGGCCGTGGCGCTGTCGATGAACTGGAACTACTTTTCCGGCGCAGCCGACCTCTTCTCCCAATTCATGGCTGCCGGGATCTTTGTGGCGGCCATCTTCCTGGCGGGGGCCACCTGCTACGTCTTCCCCATGTACGCCCGCTATGAACTGCCGCTGGCGCAGTACCTGCTGATGTCATCCCGCTTCGCCGTCCGGCACCTGGCGGGAACGGTCATCCTGCTCTTCGTCTCCGCCGCCGTGGTCTACTCCAGCAGTGCCGTACCGGGCCTGATCCCGTTCTTCAGTATCGGCGCCTGGCTGTTCATTACCGGCTGGCTCTGTGACCGCTTCTTCACGGCCAATGACGAATCCGTAGCCGCGGCAGAAAGCGTAAGTGCCGGCGGCAACAGGGCCCTTCACGGAGCGGCCGCTGCCTGA
- a CDS encoding extracellular solute-binding protein, with the protein MIRRKLSLAAAVVTVTAMSLTACSGGEAPAADLATVSIMAPFLEAQPPSADGAVQKKLEELTGKDVNITWTPNASYEDKTNITLASSEIPHVMVIQGKTPGFVKNAEAGAFWDLTDKLDDYPNLKTTFPDIQQNASINGKVYGVFRGRAPMRAAVMFRQDWLDKLGLEAPKTTEDLYKVAKAFTEQDPDGNGQDDTWGITIPKWGALGTSSPYDFIETWYGAGNRWTEKDGKLIPSFETEEFLEANRFVKKMVDEKLINPDFATFDPTKWNEPFFNGKGGIIVDVDSRVSVLINLFKQADPNNFENKVGFVGNLEGPDGELHAHPTDGYSGFLAVPKSSVRTEAELDKVLEFLNTMNSKEVAILLNNGIEGVNFSVEDGKAATIKPETEEGKAVTTDIKSYAQLGMNVAGNTFYPVKQPSEYEQQVFDKRTEVMAEDLKSAVYNPAAPYVSATYVAKGAQLDNIVADARIKYLAGQIDEQGLKDAIKLWDTSGGDKVKEEINKLWQDNK; encoded by the coding sequence ATGATCCGCAGAAAACTCTCGCTTGCGGCCGCCGTTGTCACGGTGACTGCCATGTCCCTGACGGCGTGCAGCGGCGGCGAAGCCCCCGCAGCCGATCTCGCCACGGTGTCCATCATGGCGCCGTTCCTCGAGGCACAGCCGCCCAGCGCTGATGGTGCAGTCCAGAAGAAGCTGGAAGAGCTCACCGGTAAAGATGTGAACATCACGTGGACCCCGAACGCGTCCTATGAGGACAAAACCAACATCACGCTGGCATCCTCGGAAATCCCGCACGTCATGGTCATCCAGGGCAAGACCCCCGGCTTCGTCAAGAATGCCGAGGCAGGTGCCTTCTGGGACCTGACCGACAAACTGGACGACTACCCCAACCTCAAGACCACGTTCCCCGACATCCAGCAGAATGCCAGCATCAACGGGAAGGTCTACGGCGTCTTCCGCGGCCGGGCCCCGATGCGCGCCGCCGTGATGTTCCGGCAGGACTGGCTGGACAAGCTGGGCCTGGAAGCGCCAAAGACCACGGAGGACCTGTATAAGGTCGCCAAGGCGTTCACCGAGCAGGACCCGGACGGCAACGGCCAGGACGATACCTGGGGCATCACCATCCCCAAGTGGGGCGCGCTGGGAACCAGCAGCCCGTATGACTTCATTGAGACCTGGTACGGCGCCGGGAACCGCTGGACGGAAAAGGACGGGAAGCTGATCCCGAGTTTCGAAACCGAGGAGTTCCTCGAAGCCAACCGGTTCGTCAAGAAGATGGTGGACGAGAAGCTCATCAACCCGGACTTCGCTACTTTTGATCCCACCAAGTGGAATGAGCCGTTCTTCAACGGCAAGGGCGGGATCATCGTGGACGTCGACTCCCGCGTGAGCGTCCTCATCAACCTGTTCAAGCAGGCGGACCCGAACAACTTTGAAAACAAGGTGGGCTTCGTTGGCAACCTGGAAGGCCCCGACGGCGAACTGCACGCCCACCCCACGGACGGCTACTCCGGCTTCCTGGCCGTCCCGAAGTCCAGCGTCCGCACTGAAGCGGAGTTGGACAAGGTGCTCGAGTTCCTGAACACCATGAACAGCAAGGAAGTGGCCATCCTCCTGAACAACGGCATCGAGGGCGTCAACTTTTCTGTGGAGGACGGCAAGGCGGCCACCATCAAGCCGGAAACGGAAGAGGGCAAGGCTGTCACCACGGACATCAAGAGCTATGCCCAGCTCGGCATGAACGTAGCGGGCAACACCTTCTACCCTGTCAAGCAGCCCTCGGAGTACGAACAGCAGGTCTTTGACAAGCGCACCGAGGTAATGGCCGAGGACCTCAAGAGCGCTGTCTACAACCCGGCCGCGCCGTATGTTTCCGCCACTTACGTTGCCAAGGGTGCGCAGCTGGACAACATCGTGGCCGATGCCCGCATCAAGTACCTCGCCGGCCAGATCGATGAGCAGGGGCTGAAGGACGCCATCAAGCTGTGGGACACCAGCGGCGGCGACAAGGTCAAGGAAGAGATCAACAAGCTCTGGCAGGACAACAAGTAA
- a CDS encoding carbohydrate ABC transporter permease, with protein MKIHNTTGGRIFDAANYVFLSLIGIVTLLPFIYVIAGSFANEAEITRRAFFVWPEQFTLGSYEYIFSTPAFIRALVTTVLVTAVGTLVQLAFTVTMAYPLAKRTLRGRQVILSLVVFAMVFSGGMIPTFLLVKDLGLLNSYWALILPAAINPFSLIIIKNFFQELPQELEESAKMDGATEIGILWRILLPLSKPVLATFALFYAVGIWNDFMSPLLYLSDNSKWTLQMYLRQVTASSDLLGTGNVDPNYIPPEQGIKFAVIVVATLPILIFYPFLQKHFAKGMLIGSVKG; from the coding sequence ATGAAAATCCACAACACCACCGGCGGGCGGATCTTCGACGCCGCGAACTACGTCTTCCTGTCGCTGATCGGCATCGTCACCTTGCTGCCGTTCATCTACGTGATCGCCGGGTCCTTCGCCAATGAAGCGGAAATCACCCGGCGGGCGTTTTTCGTCTGGCCCGAGCAGTTCACCCTTGGTTCCTACGAATACATTTTCTCCACGCCCGCATTCATCCGGGCCCTGGTCACCACTGTCCTGGTCACCGCCGTCGGCACCCTGGTCCAGCTCGCGTTCACCGTGACCATGGCCTATCCGCTGGCCAAACGCACGCTCCGCGGACGACAGGTCATCCTGTCCCTGGTGGTCTTCGCCATGGTCTTCTCCGGCGGCATGATCCCCACCTTCCTGCTGGTCAAGGACCTGGGCCTGCTGAACTCCTACTGGGCCCTCATCCTGCCTGCGGCCATCAACCCGTTCAGCCTGATCATCATCAAGAACTTCTTCCAGGAACTCCCGCAGGAGCTGGAGGAGTCAGCCAAGATGGACGGCGCCACCGAAATCGGGATCCTCTGGCGGATCCTGCTGCCGCTGTCCAAACCCGTCCTGGCCACCTTCGCGCTGTTCTACGCCGTAGGCATCTGGAACGACTTCATGTCACCCCTGCTTTACCTGTCCGATAACTCCAAATGGACCCTGCAGATGTACCTGCGCCAGGTCACTGCGTCATCGGACCTCCTCGGGACCGGCAACGTGGACCCGAACTACATCCCACCGGAGCAGGGCATCAAGTTCGCGGTCATCGTGGTGGCCACCCTGCCCATCCTCATCTTCTACCCGTTCCTGCAAAAGCACTTCGCCAAGGGCATGCTGATCGGCTCAGTCAAGGGCTGA